Proteins encoded together in one Chitinophaga varians window:
- the tgt gene encoding tRNA guanosine(34) transglycosylase Tgt, with product MKLRAVNFELITTDKGSNARAGKITTAHGTIETPIFMPVGTVGSVKAVTQDQVRDDVQAQIILGNTYHLYLRPGLEVLSLAGGLHKFNGWDRPILTDSGGYQVFSLAANRKIKEEGVVFQSHIDGSKHLFTPENVMDIQRTIGADIIMAFDECPPYPSEYRYARKSMELTHRWLDRCIQRLKDTQPAYGHEQTLFPIVQGSTYKDLRKASAEYIASRGAAGNAIGGLSVGEPENEMYEMCGLVTEILPQDKPRYLMGVGTPWNILENIALGVDMFDCVMPTRNGRNGMLFTWNGVMNIRNKKWATDFNPIDANSECFATRDYSRAYLRHLFVAGEILGMTLASIHNLAFYLELVKEARRQILAGTFATWKTGMVQQLKTRL from the coding sequence CTGAAATTAAGAGCTGTGAATTTTGAACTGATAACTACAGATAAAGGCAGTAATGCCAGGGCAGGTAAGATCACCACGGCCCATGGGACCATAGAAACGCCGATTTTTATGCCGGTAGGCACAGTGGGCAGCGTGAAAGCCGTTACCCAGGACCAGGTACGTGACGATGTACAGGCACAGATCATCCTGGGCAATACTTACCATCTGTACCTGCGCCCGGGGCTGGAAGTGTTGTCACTGGCCGGCGGCCTGCATAAGTTCAACGGCTGGGACCGCCCTATACTGACCGACAGTGGCGGGTATCAGGTATTTTCCCTGGCCGCCAACCGCAAAATCAAGGAAGAAGGGGTGGTGTTTCAATCCCATATCGATGGCTCCAAACACCTGTTCACCCCCGAAAACGTGATGGATATCCAACGGACCATCGGCGCCGATATTATCATGGCATTCGATGAATGCCCGCCGTACCCTTCAGAATACCGCTATGCACGTAAATCCATGGAGCTGACGCACCGCTGGCTGGACCGCTGCATTCAGCGACTGAAAGACACACAGCCCGCCTACGGCCATGAACAGACCCTGTTCCCCATCGTACAGGGCAGTACCTATAAAGACCTCCGTAAGGCATCTGCGGAGTATATCGCCTCCCGTGGCGCCGCAGGCAATGCCATCGGTGGTTTGAGCGTAGGCGAACCGGAAAATGAAATGTATGAAATGTGCGGCCTGGTGACCGAAATCCTGCCGCAGGACAAGCCCCGTTACCTCATGGGCGTAGGCACGCCCTGGAACATCCTGGAAAATATCGCCCTCGGCGTGGATATGTTCGACTGCGTAATGCCCACCCGTAACGGCCGTAATGGCATGCTCTTTACCTGGAACGGCGTGATGAACATCCGTAATAAAAAGTGGGCCACCGATTTTAATCCGATCGACGCCAACAGCGAATGTTTTGCCACCCGTGACTACTCCCGTGCCTACCTGCGCCACCTGTTTGTGGCCGGTGAAATTTTAGGCATGACATTGGCGAGTATCCACAACCTCGCTTTTTATCTGGAGCTGGTCAAGGAAGCCCGCCGCCAGATACTGGCCGGTACTTTCGCTACGTGGAAAACAGGAATGGTACAGCAACTGAAAACGCGACTGTAA
- the recG gene encoding ATP-dependent DNA helicase RecG produces MISTFTPILSNPIEYLKGVGPQKGELLRKEIGIHTFGDLLQYFPFRYVDRTKIDKIASLSGYEDFVQIRGRILRMEVIGENRGKRLVATFKDETGVIELVWFQGWQWMQKSLRENVAYLVYGRISVFNGVPQLAHPEMDLLTEEIASGKQYLEPVYSTTEKLKARGLTAKAIGKLTKTLLEQMSPAEVRENIPVEVLQQYRLMPRSRAYFKIHLPGNEDEAHQAQRRLKFEELFIAQIRICRLKIKRQKLSHGYVFGAVGESFNEFYNNHLPFDLTGAQKRVLKEIRMDTVHGRQMNRLLQGDVGSGKTMVALLTMLLAKDNGFQACLMAPTEILAQQHYKGLADLLQHMPVKIALLTGSIKGKARKQILAGVADGSIHFLVGTHALLEKEVVFQNLGMAIVDEQHRFGVAQRARLWEKNTIPPHILVMTATPIPRTLAMTIYGDLDVSVIDEMPPGRKPITTVHRTEFQRPQVMNFIKDELKKGRQAYIVYPLIEDSEKLDYENLMKGYEEVKAFFPEPQFYISMVHGRQPAEMRETNMQRFVSGDTHIMVATTVIEVGVNVPNASVMVIESTERFGLSQLHQLRGRVGRGAEQSFCILMTGSKLGKVSKERINVMVQTNNGFIISEKDMELRGPGDIEGTRQSGILDFKLADIVQDRAVLEAARASAEKILSEDPDLVLPENQGLKEYLALQRGKSQWSKIS; encoded by the coding sequence ATTATCTCAACATTCACACCCATATTATCCAATCCGATAGAATATCTCAAAGGCGTAGGTCCGCAGAAAGGAGAGCTGCTGCGCAAAGAGATCGGCATACATACTTTTGGCGATCTGTTGCAGTATTTCCCTTTCCGGTACGTGGACCGTACCAAGATAGACAAGATCGCTTCCCTGAGCGGTTATGAGGATTTTGTGCAGATACGCGGCCGTATCCTGCGCATGGAAGTAATAGGTGAGAACAGAGGAAAACGACTGGTGGCCACCTTCAAGGACGAAACCGGCGTCATTGAACTGGTATGGTTCCAGGGATGGCAATGGATGCAGAAATCACTGCGGGAAAATGTGGCCTACCTGGTATATGGCCGTATCTCCGTATTCAACGGCGTTCCACAGCTGGCGCATCCGGAAATGGACCTGCTGACGGAAGAGATCGCGTCAGGAAAACAATACCTCGAACCGGTGTATTCCACCACCGAAAAACTGAAAGCCCGCGGACTAACGGCAAAGGCTATCGGAAAACTGACAAAGACGCTGCTCGAACAGATGTCGCCCGCAGAAGTCAGGGAAAATATTCCGGTGGAAGTATTACAGCAGTACCGGCTGATGCCCCGTTCCAGGGCGTATTTTAAGATACACCTGCCCGGTAATGAAGACGAGGCGCACCAGGCCCAGCGCCGCCTGAAATTTGAAGAACTGTTCATCGCACAGATCAGAATATGCCGCCTTAAAATCAAACGGCAAAAGTTGTCGCATGGTTACGTGTTTGGCGCCGTCGGCGAATCTTTCAATGAATTTTACAACAACCATCTGCCGTTTGACCTTACCGGCGCACAGAAACGCGTACTGAAGGAAATCCGCATGGACACCGTGCATGGCCGTCAGATGAACCGCCTGTTGCAGGGAGACGTGGGCAGCGGCAAAACCATGGTGGCATTGCTGACCATGCTGCTGGCGAAAGACAACGGTTTTCAGGCCTGTCTCATGGCGCCTACAGAAATTTTAGCACAGCAACACTATAAAGGGCTGGCAGACCTGCTGCAGCATATGCCCGTGAAAATCGCACTGCTGACAGGCAGCATCAAAGGCAAAGCCCGCAAACAAATACTGGCCGGCGTAGCCGATGGCAGCATCCACTTCCTGGTAGGCACACATGCCCTGCTGGAAAAAGAAGTGGTGTTCCAGAACCTGGGCATGGCCATCGTAGACGAACAGCACCGTTTTGGCGTGGCCCAACGGGCACGGCTATGGGAAAAAAACACCATCCCGCCACATATCCTTGTCATGACGGCAACGCCTATACCGCGTACGCTGGCAATGACCATCTACGGTGACCTCGACGTGTCCGTGATCGATGAGATGCCTCCCGGCAGAAAACCCATCACCACCGTTCACCGCACAGAATTTCAGCGCCCACAGGTGATGAACTTCATCAAAGATGAACTTAAAAAAGGCCGCCAGGCCTATATCGTATATCCACTCATCGAAGACAGCGAAAAACTGGACTACGAAAACCTCATGAAAGGTTATGAGGAAGTAAAAGCATTTTTTCCTGAACCGCAGTTTTATATCAGTATGGTGCATGGCCGCCAGCCGGCAGAAATGCGGGAAACCAACATGCAGCGCTTCGTTTCCGGCGACACACATATCATGGTGGCCACTACGGTGATCGAAGTAGGCGTTAACGTGCCCAATGCATCTGTCATGGTCATTGAAAGCACCGAACGGTTCGGCCTCTCCCAGCTCCACCAGCTCCGGGGCCGCGTAGGACGCGGCGCAGAACAGTCCTTCTGCATTCTGATGACAGGCAGCAAACTGGGGAAAGTCTCCAAAGAACGTATCAACGTAATGGTACAGACCAACAATGGTTTTATCATCTCGGAAAAAGATATGGAACTGCGTGGCCCGGGTGACATAGAAGGCACCCGCCAAAGTGGGATACTGGATTTCAAACTGGCAGACATTGTACAGGACAGGGCCGTGCTGGAAGCCGCCCGCGCCAGCGCCGAAAAAATATTATCAGAAGATCCTGATCTCGTCCTCCCTGAAAATCAAGGCTTAAAAGAATATTTAGCGCTTCAGCGCGGGAAATCTCAATGGAGTAAAATTTCCTGA
- a CDS encoding LptF/LptG family permease — translation MTKIDWYILRKLIGTFIYSLMILLVISVVIDITEKIDDFIKYHISLHDVIVDYYFGFIPHIAALLFPLFIFISVIFFTSKMAYRSEIIAILSAGVSFRRFLRPYWVGAFLFGGILWLANYWVVPNANRIRTTFENTRIHTPDNEQSQYDRTSRIDSFTYVTFGTYDPNYKSGSNFTMEKVDKQLMTVKLRADRITWDSTKKAWRLDYVSVRNMDGLKEKWYSRQDSILKIALNPKDLLEVKNLQEAMTTPDLRKYIKREAIRGSEGLNTYWVEYYRRTAAAAAVVILTLIGGIIAAKKVRGGSGLHLAVGIVISASYIILMQFTTVFSTKADLNPLVAVWIPNVLFGGLAFYLYRRAPK, via the coding sequence ATGACTAAAATAGACTGGTACATTTTACGCAAGCTCATTGGAACTTTTATTTATTCCCTGATGATATTGCTGGTCATTTCCGTAGTGATCGATATCACAGAGAAGATAGATGATTTCATTAAGTATCATATATCCCTGCACGATGTGATCGTGGACTATTACTTTGGTTTTATCCCGCATATCGCAGCCTTGCTGTTTCCCCTGTTCATATTCATCTCGGTTATTTTCTTTACCTCCAAAATGGCCTACCGGTCGGAGATCATTGCCATCCTGAGCGCCGGCGTGAGTTTCCGTCGCTTCCTGCGCCCCTACTGGGTAGGTGCGTTCCTGTTTGGCGGCATCCTCTGGCTGGCCAACTACTGGGTGGTACCTAACGCCAACCGTATCCGTACCACTTTTGAAAATACCCGGATACATACGCCGGACAATGAGCAGTCGCAATACGACCGTACCAGCCGTATAGACAGCTTTACCTACGTGACTTTCGGTACCTACGATCCCAACTATAAAAGCGGCAGCAACTTTACCATGGAAAAAGTGGATAAACAACTGATGACCGTGAAACTGCGTGCCGACCGTATCACCTGGGATTCCACCAAAAAGGCATGGAGACTGGACTACGTGTCTGTGCGAAATATGGATGGCTTAAAGGAGAAATGGTACAGTCGCCAGGATTCCATCTTAAAGATCGCCCTGAACCCGAAAGACCTGCTGGAGGTGAAGAACCTGCAGGAAGCCATGACCACGCCTGATCTGCGTAAATATATCAAACGGGAAGCCATCCGCGGCTCCGAAGGACTGAACACCTATTGGGTGGAATACTACCGGAGAACGGCCGCAGCTGCTGCGGTGGTGATCCTCACCCTCATCGGAGGCATTATTGCCGCCAAAAAGGTAAGGGGCGGCAGTGGCCTGCACCTGGCCGTGGGCATTGTGATCAGCGCCAGCTATATTATCCTGATGCAGTTTACCACTGTGTTCAGTACCAAAGCCGACCTGAACCCGTTGGTGGCCGTATGGATACCCAATGTGCTTTTCGGAGGGCTGGCGTTTTACCTGTACCGCCGTGCGCCTAAATGA
- a CDS encoding citrate (Si)-synthase, eukaryotic, whose product MGYIKEKFKVKADDLNVEVKDLVKNHGTKKIEDVTVAQVYQGMRGITGIVTETSLLDANEGIRFRGYSIPELREHLPKAPGGAEPLPEGLFYLMLIGELPNEADVQYLSSMWGRRSHVPNHVFDAIEALPITTHPMTMFTVGIMALQTESAFAKAYAEGINKKDYWSYMYEDTMNLIARLPRIAAYIYRRKYKGGQHIQPNGMLDWAGNFAHMLGYSDEGFKELMRLYMVIHADHEGGNVSAHTTHLVGSALSDAYLSFAAGMNGLAGPLHGLANQEVIKWILSMREELGGGMPTKEQIEAYVRKTLSEGKVVPGYGHAVLRKTDPRFTAQMEFAKKHLPNDELVKIVWTVYETVPPILQDLGKVKNPWPNVDAHSGALLVHYGMVEYEFYTVLFGVSRALGVLASLCWDRGLGLSLERPKSVTTEWMKQFVEGKVTADAE is encoded by the coding sequence ATGGGGTACATAAAAGAAAAGTTCAAGGTTAAAGCAGATGATCTTAACGTTGAAGTAAAGGACCTGGTAAAGAACCACGGCACAAAAAAAATTGAAGACGTAACAGTGGCGCAGGTTTATCAGGGGATGCGCGGTATTACCGGCATTGTAACGGAAACTTCCCTGCTGGATGCAAATGAAGGTATCCGTTTTCGCGGATATTCCATTCCGGAGTTGAGAGAACATTTACCCAAAGCGCCAGGTGGTGCTGAACCACTGCCGGAAGGGCTGTTTTACCTGATGTTGATTGGTGAGTTGCCGAATGAAGCAGACGTACAGTATTTATCCAGCATGTGGGGCCGCCGTTCTCATGTACCTAATCACGTATTTGATGCTATTGAGGCATTGCCTATTACTACTCACCCGATGACGATGTTTACTGTAGGTATTATGGCGCTGCAAACCGAATCCGCGTTTGCAAAAGCTTATGCCGAAGGTATCAATAAAAAAGACTACTGGAGCTACATGTATGAAGACACGATGAACCTCATCGCCCGTCTTCCCCGTATCGCTGCTTACATCTACCGCCGTAAATACAAAGGCGGCCAGCATATCCAGCCTAACGGCATGCTGGACTGGGCAGGTAACTTCGCACATATGCTGGGTTACTCCGATGAAGGCTTCAAAGAACTGATGCGCCTCTACATGGTGATCCACGCTGACCACGAAGGTGGTAACGTGAGCGCACACACGACGCACCTGGTAGGTTCCGCCCTCAGCGATGCCTACCTGTCTTTCGCTGCCGGTATGAACGGTCTGGCTGGTCCGCTGCACGGCCTCGCCAACCAGGAAGTGATCAAATGGATTCTCTCCATGCGTGAAGAACTGGGTGGTGGCATGCCTACCAAAGAACAGATAGAAGCGTATGTACGCAAAACCCTGTCTGAAGGTAAAGTGGTACCAGGCTACGGTCACGCCGTACTCCGTAAAACAGATCCCCGCTTCACCGCGCAGATGGAATTTGCTAAAAAACACCTGCCTAACGATGAACTGGTGAAAATTGTGTGGACCGTATACGAAACCGTACCGCCAATTTTACAGGACCTGGGCAAAGTGAAAAACCCATGGCCTAACGTGGACGCACATTCCGGCGCATTACTGGTACATTACGGCATGGTGGAATATGAATTCTACACCGTACTGTTTGGCGTATCCCGCGCACTGGGCGTACTGGCTTCCCTCTGCTGGGACAGAGGTCTGGGACTCTCCCTCGAAAGACCTAAATCCGTTACTACTGAATGGATGAAACAGTTCGTTGAAGGAAAGGTAACTGCTGACGCTGAATAA